The segment AGGAGTCAGGCCCCCGCCTCCGTCGCCCGGAAGGTCCGCCGGTAGGCCGTCGGGCTCACCCCCAGCGCCGCCTGGACGTGCTTGCGCAGCGACTGCGCCGTCCCGAAGCCCGCCTCCCGCGCCACCGCCTCCATCGACAGCTCCGTCCGCTCCAGCAACTGCCGCGCCCGCTCCACCCGCTGGCCCGTGATCCACTCCCCCGGGCTGACCCCCGACTCCTGGCGGAAACGGCGCGTGAAGGTCCGTACCGACATGGCCTCCTGCCGGGCCAGGTCGCTCAGCAGCAGCGGCTCGTGCAGCCGGTCCAGCACCCACGCCCGCGCGGCGGTGGTGCTGGACCGCTGCGGCTCGGGCACGGGCCGGTTGACGAACTGCGCCTGCCCGCCGTCCCGGTGGGGCGGCACGACGGTCCGCCGGGCCGCCTCGTTGGCCACGGCGGCCCCGTGGTCGCGGCGGACGATGTGCAGGCACAGGTCGACGCCCGCGGCGACCCCGGCGGAGGTCAGCACGTCCCCGTCGTCGGTGTAGAGGACGTCCGGATCGACCCGCACGGCCGGGAACATCCGCTGGAAGTGCTCGGCGGAAGCCCAGTGCGTCGTGGCCGGACGGCCGTCCAGGTACCCGGCGGCGGCCAGGACGTAGCCGCCCGTGCAGATGGAGACGAGCCGGGTGCCGGGCCGGATGTGCGCGAGGGCCGCCGCGAGCTCGCCGGTCAGCCGGCCCTCGGCGTAGACCGGCCCCAGCTCGAACGAGGCCGGCACCACCACGGTGTCGGCCGTGGCGAGCAGTTCGGGACCGTGCTCGACGTGGATGGCGAAGTCGGCGTCCGTGCGGACCGGCCCGGGGGCGAGCCCGCAGGTGAGGATCTCGTACAGGGGCCGCCCGCCGGGGCCCTTGGCGTAGCCGAAGATCCGGTGCGGGATGCCGAGTTCGAAGGGCAGGAGCCCGGCGAGGGCGAGGATGACGACACGGTGGGGCTGCGCGGCGGTGGCCATGGCCCGATCGTATCGAAGCGTGTCGGTCAGGCCACTGTCGTCGGCGTCCTCCTGGCCGGAAGCTGTCGGGGTGACGCAGACAGCACCCACCTCCAGCACCCAGGACACCGCGCCCGCGGCGCCCCGCGAGCCCGGCCGCATCCACCGGGCCTGGTACGCCGCGGCCGTCGCCTTCGTGACGATCATCGGCGCGGCCGCCTTCGCCTCCCTGCCCGGACTGCTCATCGAGCCGCTGCACCAGGAGTTCGACTGGTCGCGCGGGACCATCGGCTTCGCGGTCTCCGTGAACCTCGCCCTCTACGGGCTCACCGCCCCCTTCGCCGCCGCCCTGATGGACCGTTTCGGCATCCGGAAGGTCGTCGCGCTCGCCCTGACCGTCATCGCGGGCGGCTCGCTGGCCACCGTGTGGATGACCGCGTCCTGGCAGCTGGTGCTGTTCTGGGGCGTGCTCGTGGGCCTGGGCAGCGGTTCGATGGCGCTGGCCTTCGCCGCGACGGTGACCAACCGCTGGTTCACCGCCCGGCGCGGGCTCGTCACCGGCATCCTCACCGCCGCGGGCGCCTCCGGGCAGCTGATCTTCCTGCCGCTGCTGTCCTGGCTGGTGGAGCACCACGGCTGGCGGCCGGCCTCCGTCACCGTGGCGCTGGCGGCCCTGTCCGTCGTCCCCTTCGTGTGGCTGCTGCTGCGCGACCACCCGGCGGACGTGGGCCTCGCCCCGTACGGGGGCACCTACGCGCCCAAGCCCGCACCGGTCCAGGGCGCGGCGCGGCGGGCGGTGACCGTGCTCTTCCAGGCGGCCCGGACCGGGCCGTTCTGGCTGCTGGCGGGCACGTTCGCGATCTGCGGGGCCTCCACGAACGGGCTGGTGCGCACCCACTTCACCCCGGCCGCCCACGACCACGGCATGCCGGTGACGGCCGCCGCCGGGCTGCTCGCGGTGATCGGCGTGTTCGACGTGCTGGGCACCATCGCCTCCGGCTGGTTCACCGACCGGTTCGAGGCGCGCCGCCTGCTGGCGGTGTACTACGCCCTGCGCGGGGTGTCGCTGATGTTCCTGCCGGTGCTGCTGGCGCCGGCCGTGCACCCGCCGATGGTGCTGTTCATCGTCTTCTACGGGCTGGACTGGGTCGCGACCGTGCCTCCGACCATCGCCCTGTGCCGGGAGCACTACGGGCAGGACAGCGCCATCGTCTTCGGCTGGGTGCTGGCCTCGCACCAGGTGGGCGCGGCGCTGGTGGCCTTCCTCGGCGGGGTGGCGCGGGACGCGCTCGGCTCGTACGACCTGGTCTGGTACGCCTCGGGCGCGCTGTGCGCGGTGGCGGCCCTGCTGGCGATGGTGATCCGGCGCCGCCCGGAAGGGGCCGCCGCCGTCCCGGCCGCGGCCTGAGCCCCGGCCCCCCGGGGGACCGGGAGCGCGCCGCCCGGGCCGGGCGGCGCGCAGGGGGTTCAGGCCCCGGCGGGGGTGGTGGACTTCAGGGTGCCGTCCGGGCCGGCGAGCAGGACCGGGGTGGCCGGGCCGCCGAGGTCGCGGACCGCCGCGCGGTCGGCCTCGGCCGGGGCGTCGGCCGCGCTGACCACGGCAGCGGCCTCCAGGGAGCGGGCGCCGCTGGCCACCGCCATCGCGACGGCCGTCTGGAGCGCGCTGAGCTTGAGGGAGTCCAGCTCCACGGTCCCGGCGACGTAGGTGCGGCCGGTCTCGTCGCGGACCGCCGCCCCCTCGGGGACCCCGTTGCGCGCCCGGGCGCTGCGCGCCAGGGTGATGATCTTGCTGTCCTCGGGGTCGATCCCCGCGCCCACGCTGCTCTCGGTCATAGGCGAAAGCATAGGGAGCGCCCCGGCGGCGCCGTGCAACGGCCCCGCCGGGGCGGTTCCCCCTTCACGCCTCCCCCCGGGGCGCAGGACAAACCTAAACAGCGAATCAGCCGGACCCTGCGATCCGAAGGTCCCGAACCCGTATGACCTTCGACCCTAACCTTCGACCGGGGGGCGGCCGCGACTCACGGCCGGTCCAGCCGCAGCCGCTCGGCCCTCGGCAGGCCGGCCACGACCAGGTCGTACGAGTCCTCCACCAGCTCCCGCACCAGCGCGTCCGGCAGTTCCCCGACCGTCACGGTGTTCCAGTGCCGCTTGTTCATGTGCCAGCCGGGCACGATCGCGGCGTGCTGTTCACGCAGCCGTACCGCCGCCTCCGGTTCGCACTTGAGGTTGACCTTCAGCGGCTCGCCGTCCAGGGCCGACAGGGCGAACATCTTCCCCAGCACCTTGAACACCGAGGTCTCCGGGGTGAAGGGGAACTCCTCCACCGCCGCGTTGAAGCTCAGACAGAACGCGCGCAGCTCCGCCGGGGTCATGCCCCCTCCTCACCCTCGGCGCCCTCGGGAACCACCGGTTCCACGAGCACCGTGACGATCTTGTTCCGGCGGCCCGCCGGGGATTCGGCCGTCAGCCGCAGCGGACGCCCGTCCGGCAGGTCCACCACCGCCGAGGCACCGGCGATCGGCACCCGGCCCAGGGCCTTGGCCAGCAGTCCGCCGACCGTCTCCACGTCCTCGTCGTCGAAGGCCAGCGCCCCGAACAGCTCTCCGAGGTCGGTGATGTCCAGGCGCGCGGTGACCCGGTAGCGGTCGTCGCCGAGGTCCTCGACCGGCGGGAGCTCCCGGTCGTACTCGTCGGTGATCTCGCCGACGATCTCCTCCAGGATGTCCTCGATGGTGACGATGCCGGCCGTGCCTCCGTACTCGTCGATGACGACGGCCACGTGGTTGCGCACCGACTGCATCTCGCGCAGCAGGTCCCCGGCGTTCTTGGTGTCGGGCACGAAGACCGCCGGCCGCATCACCGTCGAGACCAGGTCGGTCTCGGCCTCCCGGTTGATGTGCGTACGGCGGACGAGGTCCTTGAGGTAGACCATGCCGACGATGTCGTCCTCGTTCTCCCCCGTGACCGGGATCCGGGAGAAACCGGAGCGCAGGGCGAGGGTGGTCGCCTGGCGGATGGTCTTGTAGCGCTCGATGCAGACGAGGTCGGTGCGCGGCACCATCACCTCGCGCACGAGCGTGTCGCCGAGTTCGAAGACCGAGTGCACCATCCGGCGCTCGTCGTCCTCGATCAGCGACTCCGCCTCCGCGAGGTCGACCATCGCGCGCAGCTCGGCCTCGGAGGCGAAGGGCCCCTTGCGGAAGCCCTTGCCCGGGGTGAGGGCGTTGCCGATGAGGATCAGCAGCTGCGGGATCGGCCCCATGATCCGGGCGAGCGGGACGAGGACGTACGCGGCCGCCGTCGCGGTGTTCAGCGGGTGCTGGCGGCCGATCGTGCGGGGGGAGACGCCCACCGCCACGAAGGAGACCAGCACCATCACCGCGATGGCCACCAGCAGCGCGGTCCAGTTCTCCCCGAACGCGTCGAGGCAGACGTACGTGACGAGCACGCCCGCCGCCATCTCGCAGGTCACGCGCACCAGCAGGGCCACGTTGACGTAGCGGGTGGGGTCGCCGGCGACCTGGGCCAGCTTGGCGCTGCCGCGCCGGCCCTCCCGTACGGCCTGGTCGGCGCGGAAGCTGGAGACGCGGGCGATCCCGGACTCGGCGCACGCCGCGAACCAGGCCACCACGGTCAGCAGGACCGCCCCGGTGATCAGCTGGTAGGCGCCGGTCACGAGACGGTCGGCGCCGGGGAGGGACCGGTGATCCCGCGCTCACCGCGCCAGCCGTCGACGATGGCCGCCTGGAGGCCGAACATCTCGGCCTTCTCGTCCGGCTCCTCGTGGTCGTACCCGAGCAGGTGCAGCACCCCGTGGACGGTCAGGAGCTGGAGCTCCTCGTCCATGGAGTGCTGCGTGGGGGCGTCCTGGCCCTGCTTCTTCGCCACCTCGGGGCACAGGACGATGTCCCCGAGGAGCCCCTGCGGGGGCTCCTCGTCGTCCTTCGACGGCGGACGCAGCTCGTCCATCGGGAAGGACATGACGTCGGTGGGTCCGGGCAGGTCCATCCACTGGATGTGGAGCTGCTCCATGGCGTCCTCGTCGACGACGATGACGGAGAGCTCGGAGAGCGGGTGGATCCGCATCCGGGTGAGCGCGTAGCGGGCAATGTCGAGGATCGCCTGCTCGTCGACTTCGGTTCCGGACTCGTTGTTGACGTCGATCGACATGGTGCGCTGGGTTCTACTTCCGCTGGTTGCCGTTCCGGGCCGGACCGGTCTCCCGGGCCGCCTGGCTGTCGTCGTACTTCTCGTACGCGTCGACGATACGGCCGATCAGCTTGTGCCGGACGACATCCTCGGAGGTGAGCCGCGAGAAGTGGATGTCGGGCACCCCCTCCAGGATCTCCTGGACCTGGCGCAGACCGCTCCTGGTGCCGTTCGGGAGGTCGACCTGGGTGACGTCACCGGTGATGACGATCTTCGTGTCGAACCCGAGGCGGGTCAGGAACATCTTCATCTGCTCGGGGCTGGTGTTCTGCGCCTCGTCGAGGACGACGAAGGCGTCGTTGAGCGTGCGACCGCGCATGTAGGCCAGGGGCGCCACCTCGATGGTGCCGGCGGCCATCAGGCGGGGGATGGAGTCGGGGTCCATCATGTCGTGCAGGGCGTCGTAGAGCGGGCGCAGGTAGGGGTCGATCTTGTCGAAGAGCGTGCCCGGCAGGAAGCCGAGCCGCTCCCCCGCCTCGACGGCGGGCCGGGTCAGGATGATCCGGCTGACCTGCTTGGACTGCAGGGCCTGCACGGCCTTGGCCATGGCGAGGTAGGTCTTGCCGGTACCGGCGGGGCCGATGCCGAAGACGATCGTGTTCTTGTCGATCGCGTCGACGTACCGCTTCTGGTTGAGGGTCTTGGGGCGGATGGTGCGGCCCCGGCTGGAGAGGATGTTCTGGGTGAGCACCTCCGCCGGGGTCTCCAGCGGGCGCCCCTCCGCGTCGCTGCCGTTCGCCTTGAGCATGGCGATCGAGCGTTCCACTGCGTCCTCCGTCATCGGCTGCCCGGTGCGGAGCACGAGCATCATCTCGTCGAACAGGCGCTGGACGAGGGCGACTTCCGCCGCCTCGCCGACCGCGCTGACCTGGTTGCCCCGAACGTGGATGTCGGCCCTCGGGAAGGCCTTCTCGATCACGCGCAGCAGCGCGTCGCCCGAGCCGAGGACGGTCACCATGGGGTGCGTCGCCGGAACGGTGAAATGGGCTCGCGCCTGACCCGGAACGGGGCTGTGGGCTGTCGGTGTCTGAGTCATGGGCCGGCACTGTGGCCTGCGCATACCTCCCGCTGAGGGGCCGCGCCGATCGACGGCCTCCGGAGTACCAAGGGTACGTCCACCCCGGACCGTTCCCGAGGGGTTTTCCGGCCCGGGGCCGGGCCCGCCTAGGCCGGGCTGCGGAAGCCGATGGTGGGGACGGCCCGGCGGCGGTAGCAGGGGACGGCGCCGGGCGGGACGAGGGCGTCGAGGAAGGCGTAGCGGCCCCGCAGCTCCTCGGGGGCGGTGCGCCACCAGTGGGCCACCTCGGACCAGCCCGGGGCGGAGAGGGAGCCGCCGAACTCCTGCACCGAGAGGGCGGCGGTCAGGCCGGCGAAGGCGAGCCGGTCCGCCAGCGGCCACCCCGCGAGGCTGCCGGTGACGAACCCGGCCACGTACACG is part of the Streptomyces katrae genome and harbors:
- a CDS encoding GlxA family transcriptional regulator; translation: MATAAQPHRVVILALAGLLPFELGIPHRIFGYAKGPGGRPLYEILTCGLAPGPVRTDADFAIHVEHGPELLATADTVVVPASFELGPVYAEGRLTGELAAALAHIRPGTRLVSICTGGYVLAAAGYLDGRPATTHWASAEHFQRMFPAVRVDPDVLYTDDGDVLTSAGVAAGVDLCLHIVRRDHGAAVANEAARRTVVPPHRDGGQAQFVNRPVPEPQRSSTTAARAWVLDRLHEPLLLSDLARQEAMSVRTFTRRFRQESGVSPGEWITGQRVERARQLLERTELSMEAVAREAGFGTAQSLRKHVQAALGVSPTAYRRTFRATEAGA
- a CDS encoding MFS transporter; protein product: MTQTAPTSSTQDTAPAAPREPGRIHRAWYAAAVAFVTIIGAAAFASLPGLLIEPLHQEFDWSRGTIGFAVSVNLALYGLTAPFAAALMDRFGIRKVVALALTVIAGGSLATVWMTASWQLVLFWGVLVGLGSGSMALAFAATVTNRWFTARRGLVTGILTAAGASGQLIFLPLLSWLVEHHGWRPASVTVALAALSVVPFVWLLLRDHPADVGLAPYGGTYAPKPAPVQGAARRAVTVLFQAARTGPFWLLAGTFAICGASTNGLVRTHFTPAAHDHGMPVTAAAGLLAVIGVFDVLGTIASGWFTDRFEARRLLAVYYALRGVSLMFLPVLLAPAVHPPMVLFIVFYGLDWVATVPPTIALCREHYGQDSAIVFGWVLASHQVGAALVAFLGGVARDALGSYDLVWYASGALCAVAALLAMVIRRRPEGAAAVPAAA
- a CDS encoding cytidine deaminase, yielding MLSPMTESSVGAGIDPEDSKIITLARSARARNGVPEGAAVRDETGRTYVAGTVELDSLKLSALQTAVAMAVASGARSLEAAAVVSAADAPAEADRAAVRDLGGPATPVLLAGPDGTLKSTTPAGA
- a CDS encoding MmcQ/YjbR family DNA-binding protein; its protein translation is MTPAELRAFCLSFNAAVEEFPFTPETSVFKVLGKMFALSALDGEPLKVNLKCEPEAAVRLREQHAAIVPGWHMNKRHWNTVTVGELPDALVRELVEDSYDLVVAGLPRAERLRLDRP
- a CDS encoding hemolysin family protein; translated protein: MTGAYQLITGAVLLTVVAWFAACAESGIARVSSFRADQAVREGRRGSAKLAQVAGDPTRYVNVALLVRVTCEMAAGVLVTYVCLDAFGENWTALLVAIAVMVLVSFVAVGVSPRTIGRQHPLNTATAAAYVLVPLARIMGPIPQLLILIGNALTPGKGFRKGPFASEAELRAMVDLAEAESLIEDDERRMVHSVFELGDTLVREVMVPRTDLVCIERYKTIRQATTLALRSGFSRIPVTGENEDDIVGMVYLKDLVRRTHINREAETDLVSTVMRPAVFVPDTKNAGDLLREMQSVRNHVAVVIDEYGGTAGIVTIEDILEEIVGEITDEYDRELPPVEDLGDDRYRVTARLDITDLGELFGALAFDDEDVETVGGLLAKALGRVPIAGASAVVDLPDGRPLRLTAESPAGRRNKIVTVLVEPVVPEGAEGEEGA
- the ybeY gene encoding rRNA maturation RNase YbeY, which produces MSIDVNNESGTEVDEQAILDIARYALTRMRIHPLSELSVIVVDEDAMEQLHIQWMDLPGPTDVMSFPMDELRPPSKDDEEPPQGLLGDIVLCPEVAKKQGQDAPTQHSMDEELQLLTVHGVLHLLGYDHEEPDEKAEMFGLQAAIVDGWRGERGITGPSPAPTVS
- a CDS encoding PhoH family protein; protein product: MTQTPTAHSPVPGQARAHFTVPATHPMVTVLGSGDALLRVIEKAFPRADIHVRGNQVSAVGEAAEVALVQRLFDEMMLVLRTGQPMTEDAVERSIAMLKANGSDAEGRPLETPAEVLTQNILSSRGRTIRPKTLNQKRYVDAIDKNTIVFGIGPAGTGKTYLAMAKAVQALQSKQVSRIILTRPAVEAGERLGFLPGTLFDKIDPYLRPLYDALHDMMDPDSIPRLMAAGTIEVAPLAYMRGRTLNDAFVVLDEAQNTSPEQMKMFLTRLGFDTKIVITGDVTQVDLPNGTRSGLRQVQEILEGVPDIHFSRLTSEDVVRHKLIGRIVDAYEKYDDSQAARETGPARNGNQRK